Proteins encoded together in one Quercus lobata isolate SW786 chromosome 3, ValleyOak3.0 Primary Assembly, whole genome shotgun sequence window:
- the LOC115981088 gene encoding uncharacterized protein LOC115981088 → MVRATDSPFTAAVLECLVSSKFRLPQLEPFDELKDPQDHLNTFKTTLGLQQPPDEILCRSFPTTLKGAAREWFTKLLNSSIDNFDQLSSAFLRHFIGGQHPKRPVDYLLTIRQGEKETLRSYVKRFTRETLEVDEADDKVQLTTFKAGLRSRDLVASLAKNPLKTMAEMLLKV, encoded by the coding sequence ATGGTAAGGGCTACGGATTCACCTTTCACCGCCGCGGTACTCGAATGCCTTGTATCGTCAAAGTTTCGCTTACCTCAACTTGAGCCATTCGACGAACTAAAAGACCCTCaggatcatcttaataccttCAAGACGACTCTAGGTCTTCAACAACCACCTGACGAGATACTGTGTCGTTCCTTCCCAacgactctcaaaggagctgcaagagaATGGTTTACGAAATTGCTAAACTCGTCCATAGACAACTTCGATCAATTAAGTAGTGCCTTCTTGCGCCATTTCATAGGGGGGCAACATCCAAAGAGGCCAGTAGACTACTTACTCACCATAagacagggagagaaggaaACTCTGAGGTCGTATGTCAAACGATTCACCCGAGAGACTCTGGAGGTGGACGAAGCTGATGATAAGGTGCAGCTAACGACCTTCAAGGCGGGGTTGAGGTCCAGAGACCTTGTGGCCTCCCTCGCAAAGAACCCCCTAAAGACGATGGCAGAAATGCTCCTAAAGGTatag